The sequence AGTACATATAGTTATACCTGAGCTTAAAATAGTAAGACTTGATGTGACCTTGCTTGTGACAATAATGGCAAACAAACCTACGCTTCCTTTTTTTGGTCCTCTGAACAGGAACCTGTGTCTTCAATGGAATTGGTTTTTTCTTAGGAATTGCACTTGGAACGTTAGCAGAGTTACTGTTCTCTTTgacaaaaatagtttgtgacGACTCTCCTTCTTCAAACTTGCTATTCTGAAATCCTAGACCAGCTCTGTCATCTTTTCCCATCATCAATATTGATTCCAGCTTGGTcttgcttgaattaaactttgaAAGAGCTGCATTGGCTCTTCCAAGCTCTTCTTTGACCTTGCATAGTTCTAAATTCTTCTTGCTTAGAACAACTTCAAGTCTAGCCACTGATGCCTTCAGTTCACTGTTCTCTTTTGGTAtaattgaatttgatttgttccTTAACATCCAATCAGTATACAATTCTTCATACATCTTCTCGGCATTCTCTAAAGACATCTCTTCCTCATCAGCATCCTGATTTCTAGAGTCTTTAGATACCGATGGATTTAGACAAAAAGCTTTTGGTCAGTGTTGTGGCCAAGTGTTGTGacacctgtgacaacactgTGTTTCTTCTGCACCAGAACTGACAGTGCATTGCGAGTTTCTTCTTCTCCTTGTTATGTACCCtcctcatcttcatcatcactcAGGGAAGCACACATTCCTTTGTGAAGTCTGGTTGGGCGCTCATTAGCATAGTGACCAAAGCCTGTGCACTCATGACATTTCACATGCTCAAACCTTTTTGAGATATTCTgtgtttttccttctttctgaAATTGATTTTGACTATTTGATGGGATGATATTATGTTTTGGACCGCAGATTCTCAATGGTTTTCCAACAGCAGAAGCATTCAAAACTTTGGGTTTCTGACCAGGTTTCCTTGATTCTCTCATCCTCTTCAAGTAAGTACCAAATTATTTGTTAAGAAAGGCAATGGATTCATCTCCTAAGTCAGACTCGTTGACTCCCTGTGTcagatcaacaaaatcattgtaTGAGTCATTATAAACTTGAAGTGCAATAgacttatctttattttttttttccaaaattcatcTCCAACTCGTAAGTTCGAAGTGAACTCACCAATTCATCTAAGCCCAGAATTGATGTGTCTTTCGATTTATCAATAGCACAAATCTTCATATGAAATCTTTCCGGCAGTGATTGTATCAATTTACTCACAAGTCGTTCATTTGAAATAGCATCATCAAGATCAATTGCCTCATTATCGATCTTCCTCAAGCGGCGTTCATAATCATCAATTGTCTCACTTTCTTCCATCCTCAAATTTTCAAACTGAGTAGTGAGAATTCTTCTTTTGGTTCGACGCACACTTTCGGATCCTTTACAGTGAATTTGAAGTTTTTTCCCAAGCCTGTTTAGCATATACACAGTTAGTCACAAGTGAAAATATATTAGAATCAAGAGAAGTAAATATAACATTAAGGGCTTTGTTGTTCATATTCGAAGCAGCAATTTCATCGACATTCCAGTCCGTTTCTGATTTGAGGAGAAAATCTCCTTCACCATGGTTCTCCTGGGTGGATTCCAGCCTTGTAGCAGACATTGCCAGTCCTTTTCATCAATCGATTTGATGTAGACACGCATCTTGACTTTCCAGATAGCGTAGTTGGATCCATCCAAAATTGGAGGACGTTGAGCACTTCCTGAATATGGTATCTCCATTGTGATTTCctgtcaaacacaaaaacaaaatcacaCTTAGTATCATCAAGTGAATGTCTTTGACGCCACTTGTAAGGTTTGGACAGTCTGAAATTACAAAAATACCAAAAAATAACTTGTTGACTTTTTGAGTttgtgttatctttcagtgttgtGAACACTTCAAGAAAACACTATGCAgtggaataaataaataacagaaaATAACACGAAGATATTTCTGCACAAGTATTAAATACTTGTGCGATGCCTCATGGAGAAATAATCAAtagaaaatcaaatcagtttacaaaaaccaactagttattatttatgaaaaatttacttttctcaacagattgagaaaataaaaaacttcctaaaaactagtaagaactagaataataaaccaataggaagttctaaacCGAAAAACGAAAATCAAGGATCCACTTtcagaacaacacttcactcgtatattcttcagtgtttccaacactattcggcaacacaacgtagcagtagtattttcttcataaattcttcaataattgatCTTCAACTCTCCAGAATTTCTTCAGTAATTTCCCTGTGTGTTTTGCTCTCTACGTTCCTCTCTCTAAAACTCTCGATTCTCGATTACCTTCTGATCGGTCCATGCATTCCCTTTTATAGACCTTcaataaattttcataaataagatCCTGCACATCATGGAAACAAGGCATAAtcagaaatcaaatatttccAGGAAGTAATAATAAATATCACCAAATATAAAACTTGTCTAAGAAAgacaaaactataaatatagaaattgaatgcaaatagaaaacaatttaaaagaCATGTACTCGATATGTTCTTTCGAACATTAAAAATGTTGGTTTTTCCATCATGAATAGGAATATTATTTTTCTCACGTATTTATCATTCATCTtactttattttaaaacttcGTTAGTTGGCTTTAGTTATTTTATCTTTCTCAGTCTTTGTTATCAAGTTTAGTGCATCGTAAACTTGAAATTGAATTGTAAAATtgtattttatcattttatgtggggttttttttttctatttagaTAAAAATATATCGTTCTTCATATATTTGAATTTTCACTATGAAAATAAATTGTAAAGTTGTAAATTATACGTGCTTATATCgtgtcaaaataatttttattacaatcatatttatttattttaaattttttgtcatTCTACTCacatttatgttttatttattaacATGTTTGGTCAtttcgataaaaaaaaaacttgtttgGTCATTATTTCTATAAATTTATGTTTAGTGTATATATTAAAAACATCATGTTgagtatttgaattatttattataagATTTACGATAATAAAAATTCATGCTAATAAATCTTATATCTTAATAAGATGTCACAATatcatattcaaatattttgatatacacGCAATGCGTGTGTATCGTTGCtagtatatattatatgtatactgtgtgtacatatatatatatattgtgtatgtatataatataatatagtaaatatatattgtatatataatatataattaaatatatacttacatatattatatatatttcatttaatatatatgcatgtatgtatatataataagaGTATTGTTATGCTGCACACCAACCATGCCCAACTTTGTGCTCACTATGTATAAGTCAACTCACTTGTTATATAAGTCAACTCAACTATTATATATGGTGGGCACATAGTTGGCATGGGTTGGCGGGTCCAACCCGGTTGGACCCGTCGGGTTTTAAtgcggggcggggcgggtccAAAAAAGAGGCGGAACGGGTCTGGGTCCGGCTCCGATTTTTCTCCGGCGGGGTGAATTCCGAGTTTGGCAAAATCCGCTCTGAACCcgccccattgtcatccctaaaCATGATTTCATGTAAATCAAGACATATCTAACATGAGCTCGTATTTTAAACATAATGTGGCTTTGGAACGACTTTGTATTGTTGTTCATTCAAACCAAGGGAGGAGGCAGGTAGAAGGCCACCCGggcttaattttaaaattttttatatggcccaaatttttgaaaatgaattttaagtattattttttgtgTTAATGTTATACTAGCCCGGGTAgcccaattaaaaaaataaagtagcCCAccttttaattctcaaaattagtccaaagaaagaaaataaaacaaaaaatgggTTTTCTTCATGTCTATAATTGTCTTAGTGTCATATTCTTCGCTCTCAATCTTCTAAAGTTCTCTGACATTATAATGCTCCCAATTTTATAAAGTATATATCGATCAAAAAACGATGAAATTTTTATATACGCTgagaaatatttaatatttttgtaattaattttgaggctatttttcttatttttttaataaaaaattttactgTTTTTCTACAAAAATCGGTGTTCTTAGCTTACATGATTTTTGGATTTCTCGCTAAAAATTTTTTTAGCCCGGACGAAGTTGAAATCCTGGCTCCGCCATTGATTCAAACCCCATTGTGCATTATTTCTAATGTAGTTGATGGACTCAGAGTCAAAGGAAATTGAACCTATTTAAACCTATTCGCTTAAAGTCAAAGAAACAACGTTCTTGTGGGGAACTTTTCTGCCACACCAAAATATTGGCTAAAGAAAAATATAGAGTAACTCATTTACATAATAGTCTGTCACACCAAAACAATGGCTAAGAGCATCTCCAACCATCCTCCATTTTGGAGGATTCCTCCAAAATGGAGGAATGTTTGGCCTCCAACCATCCTCTATTTGCATCCTCCATTTTGGAGGATGCTACAGTGACCTTCATATTTGGAGGATCACTGTTCAAATAGAGGATGGATTTGGAGGATGGCATATTTACGAAAATGTCATCctccaaaattattttttagaccttgaaaatgatgaatttattttttagtccctattttaaattattttcagtttttatattaaatattactTGGTAAATTGgtctaatttttattattttgagtgttctcccattttatttttaaaattaatttcagtgtttaatttttttagtttaattaaattttatttgttttttttataatttttcaataaattaattgtaattttattatttttaaataacattAAATGGAAATTATGAACAAAGTAATTAGAAACACACAAAACAATTTAGCACAAACATTTTATTCAAAACACGATTTACTACAAACATTTTGTCGACTTAATATAACTTGGAAACCATGCGATTATTTTGACACGAGAATAAAtcaccaacaaaaaaaaaacacaaataacaataaaaataaacacaCTCGTCGTAATCAAGAAAATAAACTAGTAGTCCGATAGGTTGGGTCCGGGTGGTGAAGTTCCTCCAAAAAATTGTCTGAAAGGTGCAAAATTCCCAGCGGAACTATCCCCCTTTTCTAGTCTTTTCTTATAAATGTTTTGTTACTGTTTGATCAAGTATGGACGCACTGACTCATCAACAGACATGGGGTTCAACAATAGTATTTTATTATCTTCCTTCTCGGCCATTATATCATTTCTTTGTCTCTCAATATCAATGAGCTCTTTTCGATGGATCTCAGCATTCTCCATCACAGCCACCATTTTCTCACTACATTTGGCCATTATGGAAAGGTCATTCGAGTGTTCTTCATTagcttttctttttcctttggcCTTTTTTTATGCCAATTGAACGCTTAAAACCCCCTGATGGGCTATCTTCATCCAGGTTTATAGCAAATCCGGATAAAACTGGAGAATCAGGTGTTGGTGATTCTGTGTTGGGAGAATAGTCTGATTGGGATGAATCGATGTTCCCATGGTTTGGTACAAAATTAGGTAAAACAGCATTGGATGGTCTAAAATTCTCTTGATCTTTAAGTAACTGCCAAACATGATCCAACCTCCAAGTCAACCCAGATGATTGCTTAAATAATTCTTTTGATCGATCCAACTACAACCACATATAATTTGTATCTTAGTTGCATactgtaaaaataaaattcatttgaaatatatattctaACAAAATTTACTACTCACAATGTCTTTCTCAGAAGCACCACTTGGACGGCTAAGTTTCACCTGGCTAACACATGAACTAAAGTTTTGAACAATCTTGTTTATGTTGAACCAGCGGCATTGGAGGGCTTTAATAGTACGAGGCTCTGCTGAGCTATTAGTGACTTGTTCGTTGTAGGTTGCTGCAACTTGCGACCACAACTTATCACGTGATTGGTTTATACCAATTATTGGATTTTGGGAGACATCAAGATACACTGTGACAAGGAGTTTGTCCTCCTCGATTGAGAAAGAAACACCGCGTTTAGATGAAGTCATTtgataataaataattagtttatgtaTCTGATATATGTGAATGCTAAGAATGTCACTTCTATTTATAGCTCAATAATTTTGGATAACAAATATGGTCCAACGGTTAATATTAAAGGATATATGATCTGACGCTTCTAATCAACTTACTTGGATGTATGTTTCTTGAGATACGCAAATTGAATCTGAAAGGTGTATATTTAGATAactaagttttaaaaaaatatgcaaaGATATGTTATGTGTACAGATGAGTAGTCAAATCAGTCATCAAGACCCGTGAGTAGTGGCCAACTAGACATCACATCTTTTATGTCTTTCATTGCACGATTGTAGACAACACGTGATAAAGCTGTGCAATAGTTGAGTATTGAGTTGTCTCTGATCGCGACTAGACAACTCATGCCAGCTGCTACTAGAAGACATGACTACTTGCAAATAAAgtattaaaatatgtaaatatatatatacatgacctTTATATGTGTGTATTGTACATGACCAGTCACATCATTTGTCACTACCCGTGAGTAGTGGACAACTAGACACACCCATGCCAGCTGCTAGTAGAAAATATGAGTACTTGCAAATAGACAAATAATGGAGTATTTTATTGAAATGACACAAGTGGATAATCCATTATTGGATTCCATTTCAATGACACAACCCGTGACATTTATGTACAATCAagtattaaaatatgtatatatatattctcaaaaaaaatgtaaatatatGTTATATACATAAATGACTAGTCACATCACTTGCCACTACCCGTGAGTAGTGGCCAACTAGACACaccatttttgtgtttttttattgtaaaaataCAATTTTAGATATTCCGTGACATTTATTCATCCTACTGAATATGAGTATTTAAGACCCAGGACTTGGTCTTCATTTACACATCCTACTGAAAATGAATTTTCATGAGGGAGGTCcttcaaatttttctttcaatgcACCCTCGCCACCATCTGATGGTGAAGAGCAACCTAGTGTCATGATAAAGAATGAGTTTCATCTCATTGACCAACAACAAATGGTTTTAAGTCAACTAATTAGTGATACCGTTGCCGCCGAGTACTTCCAAGAAAGTGATAATTTGCAACATGGAGGATCAATTCCTGGCCATATTGTGATTAATCGAGATAGATTGGCCGCTGATCAACGCTTATTTGCTGACTATTTTTCAGAGTCTCTGATGTACAATGAGTCAATGTTCAAACGACGTTTTCGAATGTCTCGCCGCCTATTCTTGCGAATTATGGAATCCGTTGAAAAGCATGACAATTAATTTGTTCAGAAAGTAGATGGATTAGGGAGACCCGGGTTGTCACCACACCAAAAGATAACTGCTGCATTGCGAATCTTAGCTTATGGTACACCGGCAGATTCAACGGATGAGTATATTAAAATCGGTGAGTCTACTGCAATTGAAAGTTTGAAAAGATTTTGTCGGGCGGTCTCCCAATACCGAGGACATTGAAAGGATTCTCCTTATTGGAAAACAACGTGGATTTCCGGGGATGCTGGGAAGCCTCGATTGTATGCATTGAAAATGGAAAAATTGTCCTACCGGTTGGGCTGGACAATATACAGGTCGTAGAGGAAAACCAACTATCATTTTGGAGGCCGTAGCAGATTACGAGTTGTGGATATGGCATGCATATTTTGGTTTTCCAGGTTCAAACAACGATATTAATGTGTTGTCAAAATCTCATTTATTTGCTAATTTGGCCAACGGGGTAGCTCCTCCCGCTAACTATGTTATACAAGAAAAAGAATACACAGTGGGATATTATCTAGCCGACGGTATATATCCAAAGTGGGCTACTCTAGTGCAAACAATTCACAATCCACAAGGTCCGAAGAGACAATATTTTGCAGCACGACATGAAAGTTGTCGAAAAGACGTTGAACGCGCATTTGGTGTACTTCAATCAAAGTGGGCAATAATTACTGGACCAGCCCGATTATGGAGCAAACGAGTCTTGCATGATATCATGACCACATGCATAATAATGCATAATATGATTATTGAAGATAAAAGGGATGAGCATGTATCAGTCACAAATCATCGCGAAGCACCCACCCCATATGTTGAAATGGCACATAATGAGCATGTTCGATTTCAAGAGTTTCTTGCACGACATCGTCAAATAAAAGATAAGTCGGCTCATTATGTACTTCGGGATGCTCTTATCGACCATTTGTGGGAGGAATATAGTAATTCAGAATTTTAGTATTCCTAATTGTCAATTGATGTATTGTTCTTTAAACTTTTATGtgttgtttatgtttatgttaatttttattttgtttgtatgATTAATGTTTGTGTTGTGTGCAATGCAACTGTTTTCATATGTTTGCAATTTAATTACCAAATAAatgcatattttttaaaaaaaataacgagtcgtgtaaatttaattttttaatatgtttaacattataatacataattattaatatattacacGGTTTTAATTTTAACCATATCCAATTAATATAGTTGAAAAAcatattatgtaatttttttattatataaatatatatgttttaaaaaaataaaatagaaaatggaatatttggtaatatttagaggatataggttgaagaaattttttgaaaatagagATCACGAATCTCTATTTAGAGGATAGATGATGAAATATAGAGGATATGAGTTGGAGATGGCCTAAAGAAAATATTGAGGAACCCATTTACATAATAGTCTGCCATACCAAAACACCGACTAAAGAAAATTATTGAGGAACCCATTTACATAAAAATCTGCTACAACACTAAATACATTTCAGTCAGATGACTCGAAAATGAAGAATACCAGTAATCGAACGTTCTAAACACTAACTTGAATGAACAATACAAGTAATTGAACGTTCAAAACACCTCCGGCGACGGTAGAGGTGGGCATACGACGGCGGGACGACGATTGGAAATAAAGcaaagaattttttttgtttcaaacTAAAAGCCTTTGAACGTTCAAAACACCAACGGGCAGCAGCAGGACTACCGCGGAGGCGAGATACGATGGTGGTGGGATTATGGTGGCGGCTCGAAAAAGAGCAAATGAAGGTTGACGGCTTAAACAAACCATGTTTGgccatgatttatttttattttttaaaaataaagtaaaacGAGTTGGTAATTGTTTCTCCATGTAATTTTCTGAATGAGGTCGTGCACTACCAGCACATATACGGTCGAAGGAATCGTTATTAAGACTCATATAATCTTTTATAAGaaattaacaataaaaatattatatattgatTTAGATGGATTTTGACTCATCTAGAGTCTAGACATCGAATAATGGGGTAAATTACATTCATATTCTTTGTACTTTTTGTTTTTGACATTCACTTCTCTTACATTTAATAAAATGTAGAGATATGAATTCACATAATCCTCAATTGATGAAAACTAGGGGTGTTAATTCGAGTGGGTTGGGTGGGTTCGGGTcggattgaaaaaaaaaaattaaaaatttacatGGTTTGTTTAACCCGAATCCAACCCGATCCAACCCGaactcaaataatttttttaggttGGCTTTCGGGTCAACTCGATTCAACCCGAACCCAAAAACTTCCAACTCGATCCTAATATTTTTCGGATTGAATCGTGTCAAATTAACTAGTTGAGTTGATTTTTGACATCCCTAATGAAAACACTGGCTTCCTAAAAATGCAAGTTGGGCAATCGCCTAGCCTTTTAGAAGAACGGTGGAGCTTTTCGTTGAAGGTTGACCTGCTACCCAAAAGCCAAAACTTTCTGAAAGTTGAGTCCCAACTCCcaattcgaaaaaaaaaaaaaaacaaaacaaaacaaaaaaaaaaagctatTTGGTAAAGACAAAACTGTGAGTCCCCACGCGGATGAGCCGCCATTTGACCCTTTCCCCCCGACAGTGAAGAAACTTTCTTTGAATCTTACTTTTCAAACAATTCCTGATTTCCGACTGATCCAGGTCAACTGTCTCTATCCCTTTGGACAGTGTTGTTGTTTCTGTTGAGATTTTTTCAGCCAGCAAAGAAAATGGGGCATAGAAATTCAAAGCACGAATCTTCTGATGACTCGCCGGACGGGTCTAGCTCAGAATCATCCCGTGTTCAGAGGCTCCGGCAGCGCCTCAGCCGGCACCGCAGGCACTTCCGACGCCACCGTCGTGGCACAGACTCCGATTCCTCCGCCGGAAAACTGCTCAAGGAGGGAGATTTCGCAGGCATTGCACTCCTCCGCATCATTGGTGTATGACCATCTGTTGATTTTTCTTTGACCCCGCTCTTTCTTTTGTTTTGTCTTCacaatttttttaatgtttgaATGATGTTAATTGGTGGGTTTTATGTGTCCTTTTGGGTTCTTGAAGGCGGAGATGGATTTCAAGGATAAATGGCTTGCATGTGTTACTCTTGGAGAACAGACCTTCCGAACCGCCATTTCTGATCAGTTGCGTGttgtttttagttttatttgtaCTTGTTACTATTTTGAACACATGTTTTGTATATGTTACACCAAGTTTTGTATAATAAGAGTCCAAGTTCTCTTTCCTTTCACCTTCTTAAGTGGCATGGTATCTATGTAGAGTACAAATAGTTAAACAGTTGCCAAAGTTGCGAAACATCAGCTTTTAAATCGGTTTGTGCGACTTCCGTTGCCTGGTATAGAAACGACATTTGAAAAGATGCATTGCTTCATTTAGTTATTCGAACAATTGAAGTTATAATTATGACTCAAGCAAATCATTTCTAAGCCAAATAAGATGTGGAATTCTTGAAAACATGGGAAGCAAAGAGTTGCCAGCTAATAACGATCACCTGAAAGTGTAGGCATTAAACATGAAACTGCAGTGGGACTATCAAGAACAGAAATTGGAATTTGCCCCATCTTATCTACATTGCGATGTGACGAATGGAGGTGCATATAAAGAAAATGTAACCAGTTAACAAAATGTATGATGTTTCAACCTTTCTGTGGTTTGTATTTCAGTCATTGGTTTGAAAACTAGAAAATTAGAACAGGAAACAGTGTATGAATACCTTGAAAGCGATGATTGATTCACCTAACTCTTGGAATTTTTTTATACAAGGGCTAAAACCTTTAATTTCATTCAGCTACAGCATTTATCCTCAGGTTTAATGTTAGAGAGCAATTTATAGCACATCGAATTTCCTTCTTGTATGGTCCAAACTTGTGTGATATTCTTTTTTGTCTTTTTGAAGAAATATAGTAACTATGCTACTCCAATAGTTTCTCCTTGGTATTATAACTTATCTTGTGTACCTTCGTTATCAGTAAGTTTTATTATTTAGATTTTGGAACCATGTTTCCATAAATAAGTACTTTTTAATGTGCAGTTTGCTAATTTTGAATTCCCCTGCTGATTCAACATAGCTATatgttcatgttttattaaaaaaacctTATTGCACCCTGATTTTTCTCTCTcagaattgattttattttttgtttcttgGTGCAGCACTGACCGACCTATCTGGAATTCAGTGAGTAGTACTAACCATTATATTCATTTGATGCATCAGTCTGTGGTTTAGTGCATGACACTTTCATTATTtctttaaatcaaataatttatgTCATGCACTTTTGAATTCATGGAGCAATTTTGTTTTGAAAATTGCACGACTCTAAAATTTTTGACAAGCACAGTTGTGATACCTATTGTCAGTGCATTATGTACACTGCTCTGTACTTGAAGTTGGATTAAGATAGTGCTACAATTTTACTATCTGTATGATATTTGGATCCGTTATATAGCGTTCATTTTTATTTGTCCTCACTCTCACCCTTTGTGACTCGAACTTTGTCTAAGTCTTTGCCTCTTTGGAAACCAAGATATCCAtgatatagttaatatataaaTGTCTGCTTGAAGACTGTGACTGTAAATTGATACAGATTTTGAACCTAATTCTGGTCATGTCATTGATTTTCATGCACAGCTTTTCCAATTGGAGATAATACAGAATCTTGAATCCTGCTGGCACTGTTTTATTTTCTGATGGATGAATGACTTATTTGCAGGAGAGGAAGCTTTTACTGGATAAAAATGGGGCACATTCTGCAAGAATATCTGTAT comes from Henckelia pumila isolate YLH828 chromosome 4, ASM3356847v2, whole genome shotgun sequence and encodes:
- the LOC140862421 gene encoding glutathione S-transferase T3-like, producing MTSSKRGVSFSIEEDKLLVTVYLDVSQNPIIGINQSRDKLWSQVAATYNEQVTNSSAEPRTIKALQCRWFNINKIVQNFSSCVSQVKLSRPSGASEKDILDRSKELFKQSSGLTWRLDHVWQLLKDQENFRPSNAVLPNFVPNHGNIDSSQSDYSPNTESPTPDSPVLSGFAINLDEDSPSGGFKRSIGIKKGQRKKKS